Below is a genomic region from Castanea sativa cultivar Marrone di Chiusa Pesio chromosome 2, ASM4071231v1.
AAAATCAACATTTTTGTTACCTTGTTTAACCTTATTGAATTCTCCTTTTTCAATGGAAAAAaaggactaaaaaataaaatcttattagCATGCATCAAACAAATTGTTTCCAAATAATTATGAAATGTTTATATGTAATTTCTATGCAGTTTTTTGCTTCCAATGGCTTCCCATGCCCAACTCTGAGAAACCCATCTGATCACTATCTTAGAACTATCAACAAGGACTTTGATGCagtaagtatatatatatttttctcattaCCATCCCTACTCTTGAATATAATCATCATGGCCATGGGGTACACAAATTGTTTAAAACTCATGTAAAGCCTTTGCTTTTGAACACTAGGGCATCATACAAGGCCCTGATGGCACAACAAGCACTGAGGAAGTCATTAATATTCTCGCCAATTCATACAAGTCATCTGGGACTTTCCAAGAAGTTCAGCGCCTGGTATTTAAGATATGCCAACAGGTACAAAAGTTTATAGCTATTATTGTTAATGACTTAATGCTAACTCATCAATCATCGCCTATAAAGACACAAGTAACTATGAggctgagttttttgttttgtagggAGGAACTTTGGAGAAGAAGGGAAGCCAAGCAAGTTTCATTACACAATGCCTAGTTCTGACAAGTAGATCCTTTGTGAACATGTATCGTGATCTAGGCTATTACTGGCTTCGGCTTGCAATCTATATTGCATTGTGTTTATGCGTTGGAACTATCTTCCATGACATTGGCTTCACTTTTGGTTCCATTCAGGTAATTGATGGAAATATACGTATATACATATACAAATCATTTTTCTGAAAAGAAAACATCCTACCTAATATTGATTATTTCAAAAAGTGATGTTTATTGCACACTCTAATCTACACAATTTTGCACACCCCCAAATAATAGAACTTTTGACTTGAAGTCATGATTTCAAGTTTATACTATTTCAAAATGATAATCTGATTTAACTCTATCCTAAATTTCTAGGCAAGAGGTTCGATGCTAATGTTTGTTGCGGCTTTTCTAACTTTTATGGCAATTGGCGGATTTCCTTCTTTTGTAGAGGACATGAAGGTTAGTCACTTTTTAAATCTCTAATGATTTTATATGCAACACAATTTTGTATCAATTAATTGGATGTACTTTGACCTTGTTATATTCTTCAACAATGTATCAGATCTTTGGGCGAGAAAGATTGAATGGGCACTACGGTGTTGGCGCATATGTGATTGGAAACACATTTTCTTCCATTCCTTACTTGCTTATCATCTCTCTACTTCCAGGAGCAATAGCCTATTACCTAGTCGGCCTTCAAAAGAGTTTTGAACACTTTGCGTACTTTTCGTTGGTCCTCTTTGTATGCATGATGCTGGTTGAAAGCTTAATGATGATTGTTGCTAGTATAGTGCCAGATTTCCTCATGGGTATCATTACTGGTGCTGGAATACAAGGTGTGATGATGCTTAATGGAGGTTTCTTCCGATTGCCGAATGATCTTCCTAAACCTTTTTGGAGATACCCAATGTACTACATTGCATTCCATAAGTATGCAAACCAAGGATTCTACAAGAATGAGTTTGAAGGATTAACATTCCCTAATAACCTAGCAAATGGACCACCTACCATCACTGGTGAAGAAATCTTGCGAAACACTTGGCAGGTGGAGATGGGATATTCTAAATGGATTGATCTTGCTATTTTGTTTGGGATGGTGGTTTTATATCGACTTATATTTTTGGGAATTGTAAAGACTGTTGAAAAGGTTAAGCGTCGTTAAAGCTCTTGGAACATGGACCTCCCAAGCATTTGAAATAGATCATAGAGAACCCATAAACCACACCTTCAAGCAAATTTGTACTTTGTTTTGTAGTGTCTTCCTAATAATTTGAAGCTGTACATATAGTTTCTCTTCTTTGTCCCCACCTCACCGACATAAGAATACATTAAGCATACATTATCGACGATAATAAATGGTCATCGCTAATAAGTGTATTGTAGCAACAACACTAAAGTAGTCGCTAATAAGTCGTTGCTATCGCTATGAAgggaattttatttacttttgaaaaattgagGGAAACTTTTAGCAACGACAATAAATTTTGTTGCGACGACAATAAATTTTGTTGCGACGACATTTACATCGCTaaaataaggtttattttaacgACGACACTAATAATCATCTTTAGTGACGACCTTATGTTTCATCATAGATATGTGgccaaaaatatatagtaagtaaattatatatatgctttatttATCAGTGATGACACATTAGTGGTCTCTATTAAAGACTATTAGTGAGGACACAACGTGTCGTcgcaaaatgaccaaaatactcccaaacttatataatgaccaaaataaactTGAAACCTCCAAAGTAACTTAAAACTTtcaaatcctttaaaaaaaaaaaaaaaaaaagaagaagaagaagaagaaggaaaaatggGACAATGGAGGGCTTGTTGCTTCAAAATACTCTCAAATCATAATGTTACccatttgaaacttgaaatcgataaaataataaaaattgagaaagtTCTGATTCCACTCAAAATACTGACTAATTCTCATAGTTATCAAAATGTGAATCATATCATGaatcaatttttgatttttctgtATCATGTGTCATAAGAAAGGCATTAGTCAATATTTACCAAACtaataaattcattataaatatatgaaaggtatattcattataaattcataatatattcaactaataaCCAATTCAATCAtcaattatgtaataatatttaccaaaagtatgtaaataaatcaaattaaaatatatttataatatacatattcaaattaattaaaatcagAAGTGATAATACATGATATATGAgcgaaaataataaaaattttcatcattttgccTAATCAACTTTATCTAAGTTAATGTTAACATGATGTTCATtatctttcaaaattatttctttattaacattttctaacaactactccaatacccaataaTCCACTGAAAACCTTCCCACTGAACCTAATTTCACAAAGTCTAGTGGTCTTGAGatcatctattaagtttgaccgggtttgaccaactttaactaAACTTTGACTGCGCCTTTTTCTAAATCCAGCCGTTtaattgtgaccataatttactaaAATTATCCTTTCATTACACTCGTtgaatccaacggttagatttcagATCTAAGGATGGCATGTGATGGTCATATGTTATGTACTTTTATGACTATGTTCTCTCAATCTAATCATccaattgttctcaaatttcaccaacaccaatatgtcaccatactctttaatcccaatgatcaagattcgaatatgaatttcacaaaGTCTAGTGATTTCGGaaccatctattaagtttgaccggGTTTGACCAAATTTAATTAAACTTTGACCGTGCCTTTCTCTAAATTCAACCatttgattgtgaccataatttactagaATTAACCTTTCATTATACTCTTtgaatccaacggttagatttcaaatctaagcaTGGCGCGTGATGGACGTGTGCTGTGTACTTTTATGCCTATGTGCTCTCAATTTGACCATCCATTTGttctcaaatttcaccaacatcaatatgtcaccatactcttcaatctcaatgatcaagattcaaatatgaatttcacaaaGTCTAGTGGTCTTGAaaccatctattaagtttgaccgagtttgaccaactttaactaaattttgaccacgcctttctctaaatccaaccaTTTGATTGTGACCATGATTTACTAGaattaacctttcattacactctttgaatctaacggttagatttcaaatctaagggTGGTGCGTGATGGACGTGTGTTGTGTACCTTTATGGCTATGTTCTCTCAATCTGATTATTCAATTattctcaaatttcaccaacatTTTTACAGCAAATTCTAAATGGTAGAttattactagttgttattgttggggtaaaaaagtaatgttaatgttaggtttaaatttgaaccaataacaactaaccacctatgatttgttgtgaaaatgttgtgaatgtaacacttctcataaaaaaatgtatgttttttattgtctttgaaaacttgaaatacaTACCAGGtttagaataaattaatttagtttCTACACGTAAcacttctcataaaaaaaaaagtgtgtttttattgtctttgaaaatttgaaatacatactagatttagaataaattaatttagttttcATATAAATCAAACATGTCGTGCAATGGTATAGTGGTTAGTTCCTAGGTGCATTAACTTTGCTCATGTGTTTGATTCCCCCTCGTTGCTCATTGATAAGATTTTTTGTCaacttctctttcttctttttagatGTATTTTGGTGTACtgtatttgaagttttttttgtgAAGTTTGCATTTATCTTAGATGTCAGACACACAAAACAATaaagcaaaatataaattattttattcaaaataaattaataaggaGGCTAAAGTTGGAACTTGAAAGAGTAAAGTAAGGTGAAGCACGTAAAAAAGCACAAAACCAATGTTAGGTTAATAAGAAAGTCTACAAGTGAACAGTGACAAGACAATACaacattaaaaagaaatggTAAATGAACCCAcaaattatgtaaaaaattattactagttttaatttgaatccactacaaaaaaattaattttttactcaccactttgctaataataatttactacttaaaatttattgtgaaaatattatgatagcTTTTCTCAATTGTGCtttcttattctttatattaatttttcttccatccatacgtttttttttcttgttttttctcctccacataTGTATACCGATGTACCGTTTCGGAATTACCactatttttaaacaaaaaaaaaattatataattataatattaatgaatctaatagtatatatattatttgaatgtTTCTAAATTTAACTTTTGGTAAAAATCCATATAATATGTTATGCATCTTTTTAAATGATAATAGTAACTAATTAGTTTATATTCAGCCTAAAAGTAACTagttagtttatatatataattaaaaaaaaaaaagtgaaagaaaagacCTTGAGACAAGACAAGAccacattaaaaaagaaatggtaAATGATACATTGATGGACACGTAGGGagtaaaaaatgattaaaaaattagaaatttgtgGGTGGAAATCtaatagtgtgtgtgtatatatatatatatataatttcatatttatagatttaattatttgataGAAGTCCGTATATTTTATTATGGATCTTTACAAATACATGTTACAACACTTACTAGTTTataagttataaaaataaaaaaataaagtaaagaatttgtaacttttattaaaaagttaaacaaaaccctaaaatatcCATTAGTATCAGTAGATGAGACGTGGGGATTTGTCTTGGTTAGCAAAATggtattaaatttatttttaaaaaactaattaatcaacccaaaaaatgacAGCCTATTTTTACTGTTTTTTCACAAGTCCCAACCTAGCCTTTTAAGTTATCCACTCAGACAcgttaagggtctgtttggatataacttattgctaaaaactgaaaactgaaaactgaaaactgaaaacactgtagtaaaataattttaaaatgtgtgaatagtaccgcgggactcatttttaatgaaaaagttgctgaaaagtgaaatttgtggatccgtgaacagtgcacgaatgcactgttcacagaaaattgggtcaacacttgcggctggaggaaaaaaaaaaaaaaaaaaggcaaaacttGGACGCAAAACGTGGACGCTGAATCCAAACCGCACCTAATTTAGCTTCCCAATTTTTACTTGTTGAGTCTCTTGCTCAAGAGTTGGTAATTGCATTCAATGGGTTTGAGACGTCCCATCatagtttatactttatagtaGCTATAGGCTATATTAtatatagggtccgtttggataccacttattttgctgaaaactgaaaataataaaaaataataataaaaaagttactgttcacgcgTTTGACATTATTCATAAacctaaaatcactgtttatGGACAATAACAATGCCAGacgcgaaaaaaaaaaaaaaaaaaaaacgcataaGCAAAAAACGCAAAACCCAATGCTCACATTGTCCACCTTGGTCCTTGCATCCAATTTTCAGTTCTAACCCtttatgtaaaagaaaaaaatagtagcTATATAGACTAGTAATAGTAGCTATAGGCTAGTAATACAGTTGGGAAGCATTATAGTTTATATTCTTAAGGAAATTTTTAAGTTCCCACGTCTCATCTTTGCTCCCCAAGTCTATAAATCTCAAGATTCAAGAATTATAGTTTATATTCTCTACCTATCTTCTTCATTTTGCTGCTCAAGAGTGTAAAGCTCTTctctttttatcttctttttatttttcccactTAGAGCCATGCAAACAACAAGGGCAAGAGGCGGATTTGCACATAATCTCTTCTCATCTTCCTCCTCAATGCATCCTAGATGGATtctgtcttttttatttttatttatttatttattttcttttgattgcAGTTTAGAAATATTTGAGAGAAAAGATTGTTTGTATATGGAGGGAAAATGGGTTAGGGATGGgccaaaaattatatttggagGGAAAATGGGTAtcaaaactctttttttgttatgtgcttctgtcctttttcttcttcttcttcttcttcttcttttttattgcagtttagagatgtttgagagaaaggatgtatttggagggaaaatGGGTCAGGATTGTTTGTATTGGGAGGGAAAATGGGAATAAAAAGAACACCTAACATAACGGATTTTGAAGTCCCATGATGAGCATGATCCCCATGTCTTTCTCAGTCATTACTGCCAATTATATATCACTCATCATCTCCCTCATTCTTTCTCACATACCCGCTAAACCTGTAGATCCACTGCCGCTGTTcaggtattttcttttttctttacttctGGTTTTGTTCTTAGTGtttgtcattaaattaataaatatgtcTTTAATAAAGAATGTATTAATTAAAACccaaacttttattattaaagcatgaaaaagaaaaattgttggATGTActgaacagtttttttttttctatggtaGTGTAAAAGTCATTCAATTTCTTTGTTATACTGAAGCTGAAATATCAGACtctgtcaattttttttcttggattttagtaaaaaaatcacACTCTATGGTAGTGTAAAAGTCATTCAATGACTTTAATTGTGCTCAAACCCCAACTTTCCTTAGTTCAATGTACAATTTCACAAATCTGTATATtgaactccaaaaaaaaaatacagattgTCTTTTTGACCATGTGATAATTgcaagttttaaattttctttctaaaattttttatttttatttttaaatttatgttcaTAAAATTTCCATCACATTGATTAACACCCTGTTATATTCATGTCTCTTAATTGACATTAATTGACTGtagttttgtttttctaatcaCCCTATAACTAATATTCATGTCCATTATCATTGTTATTTGGCCATGTTACATGTTGGAGATGTATATAGCAACTGTACTCAAAGAAACATGTGGTATATTATTTGTTggtctttctcttttcttagttttttttatctttaagaTCAACATGAAAAGttaatcattaaattttttctagATAATAGCTTGGTTTCTATCACTGTTTGAGTATCCCATTTGTAAAACTTgacaagaaaattattaaaaatatgtttatttctttttgtttttgtgttaataAAGGTGAGTTTTACTTGCCTAACTAATACGATAATGaaaacttcaaaagaaaaaattacaaatataattttattcataTCTCAAGTTTTCAACTTATTAAAATAGGAAAATTGTTAAAAAgtagtataaattttattacctATAAGTGGGCCTGACAATAGCTTTTTAATCGACATCACTTGatcaacaatataatataatatccaaattctaaaaattactttttattcttaCCAAAAATGATAATACCAAAAATGTTAATTGTTTGAACTTTTATTTAGTTGGCtcaataattaaagaaaaattttgtctaGATCCTTTTCATGGGGATGGAAGAAGTTCACTGGTAAAAGTTTTTTGGTCACTAACAGCCTTCTCTCAACAGATATGGaaagcattttgttttttggtttttgtttatattataactaaaaaaaaaaagagtagaaggAAATGATTAGAGTGACTTTTTTATCTAGACGTTGTCATAGTAGTATCCTACTAGCTTAGTGAATTTTAATCCTTACTTCAcctaagattttcttttgggaAATTAAATTCCATCACCTAAGAatgcattaattaaaaaattgattggacTAAGAGACCAGACTTTACTGGTAGTTTTGTATGTGCTTGATGGTCCCGCTGGGAATTTTTACTCTTAACTATACTAACAATATCAAGCAAATAATTGAACCCCGTCCAGGGGACTCTTGTTTCCCTCACCCCATTTGTCAACTGTTTGATTGGCATACAGTATACTATGTTCCTAGATTTGGATGCTTGTCAATTACGTGGCTAAAAACAATTCTAAActtgttttgaaatttcaagATTTAGGGCCAAAGTCTTTTAGTGTATTGTTCCAAACTTTCATAGAAATAATGAATTGATTAGAATGTCTCTGGTTtgttttttcccattttttctatttcttttttttatttaattaacatTCTGTTTGTGTATCCATTTAACTTCTTTTGCTTTAAGTTCACTATgaatgttttgtttttagataAGTGATATTTCGTTTGTGTTAATGGTTTTTCATTTGCTTTAAattcttttactttattttctttacaatgattatttttctctgtcaattatattatttgttgcttcctctctctctctatcaatatatattagtttttggCCCCCCAAGAAGAATGTCTCCACCTAATGGACCACCGCATGAGATGGTTGTCCTTACTGCATCTGGTGAGTGAAAGTTTAATCTTTCATGTAGTTATCTTTGTTATTGTATAGACTTTGAATAAGTTACTTTGCGAAAAtgttactgactatgctatcttttttttttctaattgttaCTATGCCCAACAAACGTAAAAGAGGTAGAAATCTATGCACCAAGTTTAAAAAAACTAAGGGAAAATGGACTTGTTCCGATAACCATCCCTCCAAGAGCCCAAGTACATGTGGGCGAAAATGCTAGTGTGTTTACAAGAAGGGTGGGCTTCATCATTCCTGAACATGCGAACCTTAGATATCAATCTTGGTCTAAGGCCCCACAAGAACACCGACAAATGTTGAAGAATCGTTTGGTGGTAAGTCGTTACTACAAAGGCTATGGTATTTgaaatttgtgtaaaaaaatgaatgataattgtttttttaattgttatgttTTAGGCTGATTTCATGTTGGACCCAAATCGCGTTGAGGATAAGAAGTGTATGGAGATTTCATTGTCTACTACCCATAATAATGTTTGGAGTAACTATTACAAGGAGTACTTGAAATTTGGTAAGGAGGAAGTGAGGGCCAATGTTCCATCAGATTTGACACAGGACAAATGGGATGCTTTATGTGATCTATATGAAACAACCACATGGAAGGTAAATCTTGTTAATATTGAAAAATGCCAATAATTTTCAACACAagtatattttgatattttttttttatgattgttaattctcttcattttaatcgttatcttttttcttttttatctaaTACTTGTTAGGGTAAGTCAGACTGGAATAAGGCGAACAGAGGAAAGAATAGCACTGGTCACACTTGTGGATCCAAatcatttattgttttttatgaagaggttgcaacaatttaattctttattatttataataatgcTAGTGTATACAtgttaattttatctttattatgtgcaggaaaaaaaaaaggtggtaaAGAGATTGGAAAAGTGGATTTTTATAAGATGACCCACACAAAGAAAGATGGTTCTTTTGTGACTACTACCTGTGAAGAAAATTACGTAATTAATATTCCAATTTGATTTCATTTATATGAAAGTTTGATTTCATATAGATAATTTATAGAGTAAGTCTTGAAttaattgcataaattatttagtaaaattttatgtCACCTGTGCAGAATCTAATGGCAGAAAAAGTAGCTAATGAAGAGAACCAAAGTACTGAGGAGGAAATTTTTACAAAAGTGCTAGGGACAAGGCGAGGCTTTGTAAGAGGAATGGAGAAATTTGTGATTCCGACCCCAACCCCAACCCCAACCCCTTCTTCTCATTTGCGATATGAGACAAGAATGAATATGGAGTTGGAAACCTGCAAGCAAGATTTGTCCAATGTGATGCTGAAACTGTCTGATGCAGAGCAAGAACAGGGTGACTCAAATCAAAAACTTGTTGAAACACAGAAACAAGTGGCACAGTTACAGAGTCAGGTAGAGGAACAACATCTGCAACTAGCTGTACTGATGGCAAGGTTTGGTAGCTAGTCTATAAGGTGATTAGTTTATTAGTATTTGAGACTTTGTTATTACTTTATTAGTATTTGAGACAATAGATtggaatttaaattatgtatatGATATTGAACTTGggtattgtttttctttattagtAGTTATTGCTTATTCCTTTGATGGTTTCCCAGGTTCCCAAACATAATCTCCATTTTGTTTCCCAAACATAATCTCCATTTTTTATCACtatcatttattgtttttgttttttgttggtatgctccaattatgttatatcttttaactttttgttggagcattttaatattaaataattaaaatgaataaatgttataacataaatgtaaagatatgagagtgaatatggaagataaggagttagtaaaaatgtttaatcccacattgaaaatgagagagactattttgttttttttttaattgtagtgattaatgggctaacatgaattgtctcaaatattaggccagatacgtgcgcaagggggaggtgaagggtggaggtgtcaaaaATAGAAACGAATCACCtgcttggatcctcctacttgacagcccattcagagtaattaccaattaatattccatttttattatggaaaataatgagctattaacccacttaatggactatt
It encodes:
- the LOC142626510 gene encoding uncharacterized protein LOC142626510, with protein sequence MLKNRLVADFMLDPNRVEDKKCMEISLSTTHNNVWSNYYKEYLKFGKEEVRANVPSDLTQDKWDALCDLYETTTWKGKSDWNKANRGKNSTGHTCGSKSFIVFYEEVATI